ATAAGTTTATAAAATGATATATCAAAGGAGCGAGATAAATGGTTTATAAAGAAATTCCTCAATCAGTACAAGCGTTTATGGATGAAATTACAGAAAAATGCGGCGTGGAGCATGCCGATTGGGCAACAAATTTTAATGCAGCATTCGCGAATACGTTATTAACTACCGTTAAACGTCATGAAGATGGGACGACTTATTTATTAACAGGCGATATTCCGGCAATGTGGTTAAGAGACTCAGTGGCTCAAGTTAGACCTTACTTAGTTATCGCTAAAGAAGATAAAGAATTAGCAGAAATGATCAGTGGTTTAGTTAAAAAACAATTTTTCTATATTAATATAGACCCTTATGCAAACGCATTCAACGAAGAGCCGAATGGTGCAGGTCACCAAGACGACCATACTGAAATGAATGACTGGATTTGGGAAAGAAAATATGAAATTGATTCATTATGTTATCCTGTTCAACTAGCTTACTTATTACATAAGAACACAGGTTTAACGGATCAATTCAATGAGGACTTTGTAGCAGGCGTGAAGAAGATTTTACACGTCTTTAAGGTGGAACAAGATCATAATCAATCACCGTATAATTTTGTACGTGATACTTGGAGAATTGAAGATACGTTAGTTAATGATGGTAGAGGATCAGAAGTTAAACCGACGGGTATGACTTGGTCAGGTTTCCGTCCAAGCGATGATCGTTGTATTTATGGTTATTTAGTACCTTCTAATATGTTTGCGGTAGTTGTTTTAGATTACATTCAAGAAATTTTCTCTTCTATATTAAATGACGCTTCAATTATTGAAGAAGCTCGTCAATTACGTGATGAAATTGAAGCAGGTATCCAAGCCTATGCTAAAACAACTAATGAAGCCGGAAAAGAAGTTTACGCTTACGAGGTAGATGGTTTAGGTAATGCCAGCATCATGGATGACAGTAATGTACCGAACTTAATTTCAGCTCCTTACTTAGGTTATATGTCTGAAACAGATGAAACATATTTAAACACGCGTGCAACTTTATTAAGTAAAGAAAACCCATTCTTCTATGAAGGCGAGTTTGCTAAAGGTATCGGTAGTTCGCATACACCTGAAAATTATGTGTGGCCAATCGCTTTAGCAATGGAAGGGATGACGACTTCTGATAAAGCTGAGAAAGAGCGTATCCTGAATTTATTAGTCGCTTGCGATGGTGGAACGAACTTAATGCATGAAGGTTTTGACGTTAATGATCCAAATCAATATACAAGAGAATGGTTCTCATGGGCCAATATGATGTTCTGTGAATTAGTGATGGACTATTTTGATATTCGAGTAGAAAAATAAAGCGAGGAATTAATTAATTATGAAAAAGAAAGTATATATTGTGTCACATAGTCACTGGGATCGTGAATGGTACATGCCTTATGAGCAACACCATATGCGCTTAGTGGAATTGATGGATGATTTACTAGAATTATTTGAAACAGACCCGGAATTCAATAGTTTCCATTTAGATGGTCAAACCATTATCTTAGATGATTATTTAGAAGTGCGTCCTGAAAAACGAGCAGCGGTGCAAAAAGCCATCGATGAAGGGAAACTTCAAATTGGGCCATTCTATATTTTACAAGATGATTTCTTAATTAGTTCGGAATCTAATACTCGTAATATGTTGATTGGCATGAAAGAAAGTAAAAAATGGGGCACACCGGTTGCATTAGGTTACTTCCCAGATACATTCGGTAATATGGGGCAAACACCACAGATGATGCTACAAGCTGGTTTAAAGAGTGCAGCCTTTGGACGTGGTGTAAAGCCAATCGGATTTGATAACGAAGTTTTAGCAGACGATAACTATACCTCTCAGTATTCTGAGATGTTCTGGGAAGGTCCAGACGGTAGTAAGATTTTTGGTTTATTATTTGCTAATTGGTACAGTAACGGGAACGAAATTCCAACAGAACGTGAAGCAGCAATTAAATTCTGGAATCAAAAATTACAAGATGTTGAGAAATATGGTGCCACAAATCATTACTTGATGATGAATGGAGTCGATCATCAACCTGTTCAAAAAGATGTGACACAAGCAATTCGTTTAGCCAATGAATTGTTCCCAGAGTACGAATTTGTTCATTCTAACTTTACTGATTATCTTGAGGCGGTTCAAAATGACTTGCCAGAAGATTTAGGAACAGTTAACGGGGAACTAACAAGTCAAGAAACAGACGGCTGGTATACACTAGCTAATACGTCATCAGCTCGTGTGTATTTAAAACAATGGAATACCAAAGTTTCTAGACAGTTAGAAAATATCGCCGAACCTTTAGCGACAATGGCTTACGACGTAACAGGTGAATATCCGCATGATGAACTTGATTTTGCATGGAAAACGTTGATGCAAAATCATCCCCATGATAGTATTTGTGGTTGTTCAGTCGATGAAGTCCATCGCGAGATGATGACACGTTTTGAAAAAGCTAATGAAGTCGGCAAATTTATTGCGGATAAGGCACTGGATCAACTGACGAGTCAAATTAAAACCGATGATTTCCAAGCTGAGAGTTATCCATTTGTGGTCTTTAATACAGCGGGTATTAATAAAACTGGCACAGTTGAGGTCGAGATTGAACTAAAACGTAAAACGTTCCATGAAGGCGTACCTGGCAAGTTATTTAAAGAGCTAGAAGAAGAAACAACACCAACTTTCCACGTTGTTAACGCTGAAGGCGAAGTAGTCAATGCTGTTGTTGGAGAACCAAACGTCCGTTTTAACTACGATCTACCTAAAGATGCTTTCCGTATTCCGTTTA
This is a stretch of genomic DNA from Vagococcus zengguangii. It encodes these proteins:
- a CDS encoding glycoside hydrolase family 125 protein; this translates as MVYKEIPQSVQAFMDEITEKCGVEHADWATNFNAAFANTLLTTVKRHEDGTTYLLTGDIPAMWLRDSVAQVRPYLVIAKEDKELAEMISGLVKKQFFYINIDPYANAFNEEPNGAGHQDDHTEMNDWIWERKYEIDSLCYPVQLAYLLHKNTGLTDQFNEDFVAGVKKILHVFKVEQDHNQSPYNFVRDTWRIEDTLVNDGRGSEVKPTGMTWSGFRPSDDRCIYGYLVPSNMFAVVVLDYIQEIFSSILNDASIIEEARQLRDEIEAGIQAYAKTTNEAGKEVYAYEVDGLGNASIMDDSNVPNLISAPYLGYMSETDETYLNTRATLLSKENPFFYEGEFAKGIGSSHTPENYVWPIALAMEGMTTSDKAEKERILNLLVACDGGTNLMHEGFDVNDPNQYTREWFSWANMMFCELVMDYFDIRVEK
- a CDS encoding alpha-mannosidase → MKKKVYIVSHSHWDREWYMPYEQHHMRLVELMDDLLELFETDPEFNSFHLDGQTIILDDYLEVRPEKRAAVQKAIDEGKLQIGPFYILQDDFLISSESNTRNMLIGMKESKKWGTPVALGYFPDTFGNMGQTPQMMLQAGLKSAAFGRGVKPIGFDNEVLADDNYTSQYSEMFWEGPDGSKIFGLLFANWYSNGNEIPTEREAAIKFWNQKLQDVEKYGATNHYLMMNGVDHQPVQKDVTQAIRLANELFPEYEFVHSNFTDYLEAVQNDLPEDLGTVNGELTSQETDGWYTLANTSSARVYLKQWNTKVSRQLENIAEPLATMAYDVTGEYPHDELDFAWKTLMQNHPHDSICGCSVDEVHREMMTRFEKANEVGKFIADKALDQLTSQIKTDDFQAESYPFVVFNTAGINKTGTVEVEIELKRKTFHEGVPGKLFKELEEETTPTFHVVNAEGEVVNAVVGEPNVRFNYDLPKDAFRIPFMAKYVTVTIEVADLDEFSWQSYALVEGEPAVINSELNATNASLENEFTKIEILENGSLSVLNKETGKQLENLLVFENVGDIANEYIFKQPKGDVALLSTDFPYETALIENNGLSATIRLTHKMEIPASADELLSYEQQAVIDFRNRNASRSNVLVPFTITTDITLERLAKHVEFSTKVNNNAQDHRLRVLFPTQLNVETHEADSIYEVVTRPNKVSKHWENPTNPQHQHAFVNLHDDNYSVTVGNFGLNEYEIVDDTIAVTLLRAVGELGDWGYFPTPEAQCQGDFEFEYSLDLHAPTERVLSYKAAQARQYALIAKQTKVVAGSLPTNHQYVAVTGDNFAITALKRRQGDDALVLRGYNMTEEATDLAIAKEGISKTELLNLLEEAQGECPDKLSGHEIRTIGLIK